TCTAGAGATTATAACTGGGAAGAAAAACAGTTCTTTCTATCAGTCAGATGGTGCTGATGATCTTGTGAGCTACGTGAGTATGATGTTCAGTTCTTTGTAGACTAATATAATCATCAGTTCATCACTGATAGAGAGTGAAGAGAGCTTTTCTTTCAAAAGAACGACTTTAATAATGAGAACAAACTGAAAACCTTAATGTCGAATTGATTTACCATGGCAGGTTTGGAAGCATTGGAGTGAAGGGACACCTTTGGAATTGTTGGATCCGACTTTAACAGACTCTTATTCACGAACTGAAGTGATGAGATGCATCCATCTTGGGTTATTATGCGTGCAGGAAGATCCCGCTGACAGACCCACAATGGCAACAATTGTTCTTATGCTCAATAGTTACTCTGTCTCTCTACCTTTACCTCAACAGCCAGCATTTTTCCACCATACTAGAACAGATCAGAGCTTGATCTTAAAAGGGCTGGAGACTGATCAATCCACAAGCAAGTCAGAGTCACTGCCGCTTTTCTCGGTCAATGAAGCATCAATTACGGAACTGTATCCTAGATAAACTGATAATTGTGTTATCCAAATTAAGCATCTTCTCTAAATCCATaaacccacaaacgtttcattGAAGATTATTTGTGGGCTGTCAAGTCTTGTCATCCCTGTAATTCTTATCTACCAGAGCTTGTGTTAATTATCCAGTAGTAACAAACAGAGCCTGTAACCCCAGCATTCTTACTATTTCCAAGTAACTTTGTAGATAGTTGTCTGTATCTATATTTATACTGGAAATAAATATCTTGTTTCCTTGTTCGATGGGAGAAGAGAGACAAGGGATCTATTCTGAAAGACGAAGTGTTTCTTGTGAAAGACCCATGTCGACCCAGATGGATTTTGATCACCTTATGGAAAAACTGAAGTTGCTTTATTGACCTGGGCCTAATTTGAGTCATCTGTTTCACGGCACATGCTTTCATCTTCAATTTTCATCAATCATCACCTTAAGAGAACCTAACTTTCCCTGTAGACCATTCCCAACGCAAGAGATTGATGGTCTTATTAATTCCTCGACTGTCCCATGACCTTTATACAACCGAAGCAGCACCTACTTACAGTGCTCACTATTGCGAAACAAAACTTCATTCACACCCAATAGCGCGTACCAGACCAATCTCAATTCTCTACTCCTTTTTCCTTCCTCCAATAGTCCAATGCAACTACGGGCAATGGATTCTAGAACACAACTGCTGGTGAAGCCCCTCTTGATGTTGCATTTGGACTCTCTTTCTGCCGGGGAGATGTCCGATGTCAACACAAGTACTTGTCGAGAATGTCTCATCACTGCATCGAAAGAGATACTTCAACGCCGCCCAACAGAGAAGAATCCTACATATGGGATGACGAGTGCTCGCTTTGTTACTCTAACCAGTCGTTCTTTTCGATGTTGTACCAGGGTTTAATATACCCGATTCCAAGGATGTCGCGGAACCAGATCGCTTTAATCAGTTGTTGGCAACAGTAACGGATTACATAGCAACTAAAGTTACGAGTGATCATTCTGGAGAAGATTTTGCAACTGATGAAAAGGGATTTACTAGTTCGCAGACACTGTACAATCTGGTTCAGTGCACACTGGATCTATCTCAGGCTGTCTTCAAAGTGCAATTGGTTCTCTTCCAGATTGTTGTACTGGAAAACAAGGTGGAAGGGTTTTGCTTCCAGCTGCTATGTTAGATTTGGAGTGGACCCATTCTATCAGATTAATGCCACAGAGAGAGCACCATCAACCAATTCTAAAGGTAAAGATTTTATTTAATGCGTGCCAATACTTGTGAGGAGAAGAGAACATACTCCTAACATTACTTTCTAATCCAATGTGCTTATTGTACTGATGGTTCTGGTATGTAGTGGTTATATGTCTCAAGAGTATTCAATGCATTGGCGGTTCTCAGTGAAGTCGGATGTGTTCAGTTTTGTGGTCCTGATTCTGCAAATCGTCGGTGGCAAGAAAAACAGTCAGTTCTATCAATCAGATAGTGGTGAAGACCTATTGAGCTATATAAGTTTGAAACCATTATTATTGACATTCTTGCCAAGAACATTAATATATCCCAATGACAGAAACTCGTTATAAAGATTGGGTACTTAATGTGGCAGGCATGGAAGCGCTGGAGAATGGGAACAACTTCAGGAATTTTCGATCCAGCTTTAGAAGATTGATATTCGAAACTTGAAGTTATGGGATGCCTTCACATTGCCTTATCATGGTGTTCAAGAAGATCCAGCTGACAGACCAACAATGGCATCAGTAGCTTTCATGCTTAGCTGTTCCTCAATCACCATACCATTGCCTCGTAAACCCTCATAttttattcactttttttttttgggtattgttTTGGTTCATTTATCGCTTTAAGCATGCTTCAGTTCAGTTCATGTACTTGTTAGTTGTTATTCAAATACATTTCTTTGTCTTGAGTTCATGTTTCTATAGATCTTCTCAAGGTGAATGGACAGGTGGTATGAGAAAAAGCTGGTTCATTCGGACTTTCTTTATATGTTTACCATTTTGCATTGTAGACTTTTTGCAATTATTGTTCTTTAATTGAAGTAACAATActtatttatattaaacattTGAGTTTGACTGGTTTTGTGGACCCCAgttgattatttttttccctttttcaggCAAGAGGAGTTTGCACATTGTTACACGTTTATGAGGTCACTCACTCCATCTCTCTCGCTTAACATTCCAAGAATTGATATACTATGCATTATATTCAAATATATTAAGGCTTGTTGACATTGTTTCAttgattgataatttgatagCGTCAAGTATATGTTTGTTTCCAGCCTTTCATCTTCTCCAGCATCCTATCTGCTAAACCAAACTATTTACAACAAAAAGACTTTGAGGGGAAGCAATTGGGTTTGCAACCATCAAATGTCCACACTCAAAATCTCCATTGCAATTCTGTGTCTATCTTTGGTTGCTCTGGCAATCGAAGCAGACCCTTTTTACATTAGCCATTCATGTTCAAATACCACAACTTTCACCCAAAACAGCACTTACAATCACAATCTCAATCTTCTCCTTTCCTCGCTGGCCTCCAACGCCACTGGCAACAATGGCTTCTACAACACCACAGTTGGCCAGGCATCTGACACCGTCTACGGCCTCTTTCTCTGCCGCGGAGATTTAACTGATCAAGTCTGCCAAGAGTGTCTCAACTTTGCTACCCAGTATGTACTTGTACAGTGTCCAGTACACAAGGTAGCCATAATTTGGTATGATGAGTGTTTTCTACGCTACTCAAACCAATCAATCTTCTCTACTGTGACCGAAACACCTCAGCTGCAAATGTGTAACTCAGACAACGTTACAGAACCAAACAGATTCAACCAGCTTGTAGAAGCTACAATGAATGATACAGCTACCCTGGCTGCAAGTAATCCACCTGGTACTAAAAAGCTCGCAACAAATGAGGCAAATTTTACGCAGGAGCAGAAGGTGTATGCACTTGTGCAGTGCACGCAGGACTTGTCTGAGGCTAATTGCAAGGATGTCTTGCGGTAGCTATTTGGAATCTTCCAAGGTTTTGTGGTGGGAAGCGAGGAGGAAGATTTTTGTTGCCTAGTTGTGACATCAGGTATGAAAACTACCGCTTCTATTATCAATCTGCAGTTGTGGCTTCCCCACCTGCATCGGTATTGGCCGCTCTTCCTCCTTCACCTTCAATGACTAAAGGTACAGTTTAATTCGTTTTCCACAATTTTCTTGTGCCCCGATTGATAAACAGTGATTAATCAGCAAATAGTTCTGGCTCTTAGAAGGAGGGGTGGATTACTGATTTGAACACATGAACTTTGCACGACAGATAGTTGATACAtctgtttgtgcaggaaaaagGCTACCTTCATGGCAGAGAATTGTCGAGATTGTTGCTGCAATTGTTGCATTAATGGTGCTTTTCATTGTGGGTTACTGGTGGTTATGCCGGAGAGGCAAAAAGGAATACAAAAATGGTAATGAACACAATTTCTATAATCATGCATCCTCAATAGAAGCATTGTATTTTCTTGTCTTCTTAAATTGCTCTGGCTCTCTTCTTCTATCTTTTGAGGAACGTAAAATGTTTTCCTTTTGCATTATGTAGCTGGGAATGATATTCCGACTATAGAGTCATTGCAATTTGATTTGGCAACCATTCAATCCGCAACAAGAAAGTTTTCAGATGATAATAAGTTAGGACAGGGTGGATTTGGTGTGGTTTACAAGGTAAGTAATTAGATATTTTAGTCATTGTTTTCCCATCTTGATGTTGGGAAACACGAAGTGGCCTATTCCGTTGATAACGGGTTAAATTTCCAGGGGGCACTTCCCAATGGACAAGATATAGCAGTGAAGAGGCTATCGAGAAGTTCTGGACAAGGTGCAGAAGAATTTAAGAATGAGGTTGTAGTGGTAGCCAAGCTTCAACACAGAAATCTGGTCAGGCTTTTGGGATTTTGCttagaaggagaagaaaagattCTGGTCTACGAATACGTGCCTAACAAAAGTCTAGACTTTTTTCTATATGGTATGATTTGTATCCAATGCATGACTGACTACATTTGCCAAAATGTTTTTTTATGTGTAAACTGATTGTATTATACGTATTGAATTCTTAACCTCCATACTTGAATTTAACATTGGTTTTAGTTAATCTGTAGATCCTGAAAAACAAAGTCAGTTGGATTGGCTAAGACGTTACAGTATCATTGAAGGGATTGCTCGGGGAATCCTTTATCTGCACCATGATTCTTGGCTTAGAATTATACACAGAGATCTCAAACCAAGCAACATATTATTAGATGGAGATATGAAACCAAAGATCTCAGATTTCGGAATGGCAAGGATTTTCGGAGTTGATCAAGTTCAAGGAAACACAAATAGAATTGTTGGAACTTAGTAAGTTTCGAAATCCTTATGTTCATATTATGTATTACTAGCTGACAGCCCGCGCGTTACAGCGGGATAATGTTGTTGTGAAGGCAGATAATGATCGATGATATGACAAAAGTTTGTATGCTTCAAAAAATCACAGCCAGTTCAATTTTCATCCAAAATTCACCTCCACAACTTTTCATTACAGTTCCCTTAATAAGGATactaatcaaaattttcatggaATAAATTACTAATATTCATGTATAGAAGTTGACTAAGAAAGCACTTAAATTGGGAAGCTGATACTGCAGCAACATCAAAGGAACAAATAGCTCCAATCCCATTTAAGCGCCACTTTGATATGTTCAATCCATCACTACTGTTCTCCTCCCAATTGACATCCTCTCTCTATCCCCATCAATCTCGCTCTTCTTGTTCATCATCCCCATATCATTCTCAAGTTCTTTTACTTGGCGAAGTAACGATCTCCATGGTTTCACTTATGTCCTCAACATTGAAGGTACCAGCATCACTTTGAGGCAGGACCCCCTAGGACTGACCTTAGGGGAGTAAGTTTTCATGTCGACAAATTTATTCCAATCCCACACCCCACACGGAAAAGTCAAAAACcggaaaattaaaaggaaaaacatgaaaacagtTACAatgacaacaaaaacaaaaaaaccactCACCGCAAGCTTCCAATCAGTGATCAAAAGCTACAatgaaaaaaggggaaaaaaaattaacaaatagATATTAAAATTCATCATTTGACGGGAATTTAAAAAGTGCAAACGAAGATGAATGCAAACCCAAATAGAAGAATCAAAATAGTACCATCAACATGAAAATTGGTGTTTATTTACCCAAACAGAAATAGCATCCAAATTTCAATTCACTGACACAATCCCACCCACTTAGAAGGATCCGGAACTCAAAACGAAGTTTGTACACCACAAACAGAGACATCATATTCTCCCCCATATTGAACAGGCGAATCTCTATCTCATTCTCCCAAGGCAGAGTTACCAACGCCTGGAACCACCTCGCCACATACATCTTGGGTTTACAATGTCCAATGCTAGGTGATGAAATGAAATGCACCAACTCAACAAATGAAATGCaacttttgaaaatttaatcCAATTCAATCCTTGAAAGTCTAAAACTAAAACCATGCACAGAAATCATAAATCGAATTCCCAAGTATTTAAATCACATATTCTTGAGACTGCCAGCCTCCTCATCCATGGGTTGATCAAGCTTTTGATCCAAAGCCCACATACTACCTTTATTGTTCTCATTGTCATCATCAGTTTCCATTGTTGCAGCCATCTGAAACTCAATTCCTATAGAATTTCTCAGCTTTCACGAACTTTATCTCGATATCCCCTTGTCTAGATGTAAACCTCACAAAATTAAACATCACTCTAAATCTAGAACGaaaatttcatatcaaataGAAAGAAAGTCAAATCTATCTAATCATGCAAAGTGATTTAAGACAATTCTCGAAATTCAATCTACAAACCAATAACCAATACTGATTCAGACCGATCTTGGGTTTTCGAATTAGAATCAAACCTACTCCGTAATGATAGCAACAACAAAATTATAGAATTGGATGGTAACTAAAAAGAAACAACCAAGAAATGGATGTAAGAAAGATGCTGATAATACCCAAAAATTCTTCATGCCAAGTAAAGCACCTGTTGAAGCACTGTAAACATCTCTGTATTTCCCTGTGGCCTCCCAGTAGCCAGCTCCAGTGgctctgttttttttaaagtaGAAATTATTTGCTCAACTATCCaataaaatgatgatgataatgacaaCCACCATATGACTACAGAGAAAAGTCACGAATATGATTCCCAATTTTCACCAATAACTCTCTTTCAATGACAGGCCATGTCTTGTGCTCCTTAAAACTTTAGGTCCAGTGCATGAGCAAAGAACATAAAAGCCTTTCAGATATTAAAGACCCAACTAAACCATTCTATTTATACTAAGGGTAAAAGATATTATGAAGGGAAACATTGGTTTGAGTAAAAAAAAACCCTGAAAAAACACAATTAGAACTTGGATAGACACGTATGAAGAATATGAGACACAACTTACATAGTCAAGAGCAAACCCATAAAAACTAAAGCACACTGAAAAGATAGATGGCCCAGAATTAGGTGATAACCTAGATAAGCAACTCAGGGAGAGAAAAGAGACagaaaaattgcaagaaaccaaaGTTTTTCAAAGTTAAATGTAATGAACATGCATAATCATCGGagttcaaatcaaacaaatacaACAACTGGAGAAGATCCAAAGAACTGTAAGAAATCAAAAACAAAGCAGAGAAACATATGAAATGGATGCTAGGGACTCGAAAATTCAATAATCATTCTCATCCAAATTATCTAAGCAAAATATGTGGAGGAACCTCACCAAAATcgtccaaaataaaaaatagaagcaTGGCATGAGAAGTTAGAGACACATCTACATAGCGAGAAAGGAGagaataatgaagaaaaaataccTGTAGGCCGTAGCCCAGCAATCCAGCAGCTTCAAATCCAAAGCTCCAAAGCAACCcttagaaagaaaaataatgggaaaaaaaactcTGAACATACTAAAATTAACTCACAATGAATGCATCCCATTGATGACTCACCCAACGGCCAACGACAATATTCTCTTATATGTAAACCAACATTCTCACTGTTTCACTTACTATCACTACAGGGCCCAATCATGCTAGCTAGGCGTCATGCCTAACACATGCAAGTCGATGGTTGATTTCTGGAAATCAAGGCGTATCTCTGCTTAACTCCCTCTTCGTTGACAATGGGGACTTTCTTCGACAAACATTCTATTAGAATTCAATGccatcaaacacataaaatTACTTAATGTCATCGAACATGcaggaaaaaaattcaattttcatACAACTATATCAGCAAGAGAAATAACATGATCTTAGGGGATATAGATTCAATGTGGAGTCTATGTTTACTAATAGACTGCACAGTAATAAACTCAATGCAAGTCtgcaaaaaaaatcatctctATGTGAAAATATATGAAGTTACAGAGTAACCCGAGAGAAAGTAACCAAAAAGAGGGCAAATAGCCAAATACAGTCTAAATACGAACGCGTCCCGTCCAAGAATGACATCAACAACACAAAACTACAAATGCATGAACTCCCAGATAATCCAGAACATGAACGACAAATATTAGGAAGAAATATCCCACAACCCAACTTCTTATTTTCGGAAA
This genomic window from Tripterygium wilfordii isolate XIE 37 chromosome 9, ASM1340144v1, whole genome shotgun sequence contains:
- the LOC120005028 gene encoding uncharacterized protein LOC120005028 isoform X1, yielding MILAPIPLRTEICKDLTLLPSLTPRHPLTFIASLSFISRSRESRLPNREEQQFSRATGAGYWEATGKYRDVYSASTGALLGMKNFWVLSASFLHPFLGCFFLVTIQFYNFVVAIITE